A single window of Archangium gephyra DNA harbors:
- the glnE gene encoding bifunctional [glutamate--ammonia ligase]-adenylyl-L-tyrosine phosphorylase/[glutamate--ammonia-ligase] adenylyltransferase, whose protein sequence is MTWTEETLRAEGFENPKRAAKELSALSAELGTPAAERIHEAAKRTSEPDELIAAFERIREGLRGLPETPLTRLLDWLPAVLHASTFVPRLLTTRPGLLRWLAGSRTLTREKPREHYRREALCATRRIAPTDAEGLYRRLRRYKYRELLRLMVRDATLRAPMSELGREQTALSEALIGAALSWAERSLQTKYGTPDTPGFCILGMGKLGGEDLNFSSDVDLIYLYRADGHTTGGTSGSLPTVQYYTRLGEAVTQALTKVTAEGFCYRVDLNLRPQGRAGAMVLSLPASLAYYETFGRMWERAALTKARAVAGDATLAEELLSELGPFIWRRSLDLSAVDGLRDLKAQIDMRGKASADDVKLGPGGIREVEFFVNALQLLQGGKDPSLREPRTMRALRKLERAGFVSGPDADALEEAYVFLRRVENRLQMLEERQTQALPTGERERRRLATSLGHADWETFRAELERHRRFVLEAFNTLLGQTARDEVPDEPLLALALDADLPPEQRQVALSQRGFEDPERALAELERLARVPHSPFTDGGSGVKAVRLLSELAQTPDPDQALLHFSDFLARLHQPEGYLRLLTGMPRASRRLFNLFGQSDYLSRIFLRHPELLDALVQAQLDEANKSTERIRQELGARLARHPDAEAKHGAMPRFKNEEVLRIGLNDIGGDLSVPEVARQLTAVADAILDECLFLALEEQRERYGLPLDASGQREGLVVIAMGKLGGYELGYHSDLDLIFVYSGNGQADTSGGSRGAVTHHEYFAKAVQRLMTLLQVQLREGHLYKIDARLRPSGNQGALVVSQDALREHHQKRAQLWERQALIKARPAAGDAVRFRTVRDEVLAPLVYERPLPPDAAAEIDRLRTRMERELAHENAHQLNPKLGQGGLVDVEFTVQYLQLVHGREHPRVRGTHTLAALEGLQAEGLLPPEDAEALRQGYLFLRRVENRLRLVHASSLAHMPTGGRPLAQLARRLGVLGTEPGETFLAQYRASAARVRDVYARVLRAPRSV, encoded by the coding sequence ATGACCTGGACCGAGGAGACGCTGAGGGCGGAGGGCTTCGAGAACCCGAAGCGAGCGGCCAAGGAACTCTCGGCGCTCTCGGCGGAACTGGGAACCCCGGCCGCGGAGCGAATCCACGAGGCCGCGAAGCGAACCTCGGAGCCCGACGAGCTCATCGCGGCCTTCGAGCGGATCCGCGAAGGCCTGCGAGGGCTCCCAGAGACCCCCCTCACCCGCCTGTTGGACTGGCTCCCCGCGGTCCTCCACGCGAGCACCTTCGTGCCGCGACTGCTGACCACGAGGCCCGGGCTGCTGCGCTGGCTGGCGGGCTCCCGAACACTTACCCGAGAAAAACCCCGGGAGCACTACCGCCGGGAGGCGCTATGCGCCACGCGCCGCATCGCCCCGACGGACGCGGAGGGCCTGTACCGCCGCCTGCGCCGCTACAAGTACCGGGAGCTGCTGCGCCTCATGGTGCGCGACGCGACCCTGCGAGCCCCCATGTCGGAGCTCGGCCGGGAGCAGACGGCCCTGTCCGAGGCGCTCATCGGAGCGGCCCTCTCCTGGGCTGAGCGCTCCCTCCAGACGAAGTACGGGACACCCGACACGCCGGGCTTCTGCATCCTGGGGATGGGGAAGCTGGGCGGAGAGGATCTCAACTTCAGCTCGGACGTGGATCTCATCTACCTGTACCGGGCGGACGGACACACGACGGGGGGCACCTCGGGCTCACTGCCCACGGTGCAGTACTACACGCGGCTGGGCGAGGCGGTGACGCAGGCGCTGACGAAGGTGACGGCGGAGGGCTTCTGCTACCGGGTGGACCTGAACCTGCGCCCTCAAGGCCGAGCGGGGGCGATGGTCCTCTCCCTGCCGGCCTCGCTGGCGTACTACGAGACCTTCGGGCGCATGTGGGAACGGGCGGCGCTCACGAAGGCGCGGGCGGTGGCGGGAGACGCGACGCTCGCGGAGGAGCTGCTGAGCGAGCTGGGGCCGTTCATCTGGCGGCGGAGCCTGGATCTGTCGGCGGTGGACGGGCTGCGAGACCTGAAGGCGCAGATCGACATGCGCGGCAAGGCGAGCGCGGATGACGTGAAGCTGGGCCCGGGGGGAATCCGCGAGGTGGAGTTCTTCGTCAACGCGCTCCAGCTGTTGCAGGGAGGCAAGGACCCGAGCCTGCGCGAGCCGAGGACGATGAGGGCACTGCGCAAGCTGGAGCGAGCGGGCTTCGTCTCGGGGCCGGACGCGGACGCGCTGGAGGAGGCATACGTCTTCCTGCGCCGGGTGGAGAACCGGCTGCAGATGCTGGAGGAGCGGCAGACGCAGGCGCTGCCCACGGGCGAGCGGGAGAGGCGCCGGCTGGCCACCTCGCTGGGCCACGCGGACTGGGAGACCTTCCGGGCCGAGCTGGAGCGGCACCGGCGCTTCGTGCTGGAGGCCTTCAACACGCTCCTGGGGCAGACGGCGAGGGACGAGGTCCCCGACGAGCCACTGCTGGCGCTCGCGCTGGACGCGGACCTGCCACCGGAGCAACGCCAGGTGGCGCTGTCGCAGCGGGGCTTCGAGGACCCCGAGCGGGCACTCGCCGAGCTGGAGCGGCTGGCGCGGGTACCCCACTCGCCCTTCACGGATGGAGGCTCGGGGGTGAAGGCGGTGCGGCTGCTGTCGGAGCTGGCGCAGACGCCGGACCCGGACCAGGCGCTGCTGCACTTCTCGGACTTCCTCGCGCGGCTGCACCAGCCCGAGGGCTACCTGCGGCTGCTCACGGGCATGCCGAGGGCGAGCCGCCGCCTCTTCAACCTCTTCGGGCAGAGCGACTACCTCTCGCGCATCTTCCTGCGGCACCCGGAGCTGCTGGACGCCCTGGTGCAGGCGCAGCTGGACGAGGCGAACAAGTCCACCGAGCGCATCCGCCAGGAGCTGGGGGCCCGGCTGGCGCGGCACCCGGACGCGGAGGCGAAGCACGGGGCGATGCCGCGCTTCAAGAACGAGGAGGTGCTGCGCATCGGGCTCAACGACATCGGGGGAGACCTGTCGGTGCCAGAGGTGGCGCGGCAGCTCACGGCGGTGGCGGACGCCATCCTCGACGAGTGCCTCTTCCTGGCCCTGGAGGAGCAGCGCGAGCGCTACGGCCTGCCGCTGGACGCGAGCGGGCAGCGCGAGGGGCTGGTGGTCATCGCCATGGGCAAGCTGGGCGGGTACGAGCTGGGCTACCACTCGGACCTGGACCTCATCTTCGTCTACAGCGGCAACGGCCAGGCGGACACGAGCGGAGGCAGTCGCGGCGCCGTCACCCACCACGAGTACTTCGCCAAGGCCGTGCAGCGGCTCATGACGCTGCTCCAGGTGCAGCTGCGCGAGGGGCACCTCTACAAGATCGACGCGCGGCTGAGGCCCTCGGGAAACCAGGGCGCGCTGGTGGTGAGCCAGGATGCCCTGCGCGAGCACCACCAGAAGCGGGCACAACTCTGGGAGCGACAGGCGCTCATCAAGGCCCGGCCGGCCGCGGGAGACGCGGTGCGCTTCCGTACCGTGCGGGACGAGGTGCTCGCCCCGCTCGTCTACGAGCGTCCCCTGCCCCCGGACGCGGCGGCGGAGATCGACCGGCTGCGCACGCGCATGGAGCGCGAGCTGGCCCACGAGAACGCCCACCAGCTCAACCCGAAGCTGGGCCAGGGCGGGCTGGTGGACGTGGAGTTCACCGTCCAGTACCTGCAACTGGTGCACGGCCGGGAGCACCCGCGCGTGCGCGGCACCCACACGCTGGCCGCGCTGGAGGGACTCCAGGCCGAGGGCCTCCTGCCCCCCGAGGACGCCGAGGCGCTGCGCCAGGGCTACCTCTTCCTGCGCCGGGTGGAGAACCGGCTGCGGCTCGTGCACGCCAGCTCCCTGGCCCACATGCCCACCGGTGGCCGGCCCCTGGCACAGCTCGCGCGCCGGCTGGGAGTGCTCGGCACCGAGCCGGGAGAAACGTTCCTCGCCCAATACAGAGCCAGCGCCGCCCGCGTGCGGGACGTGTATGCTCGCGTCCTTCGCGCCCCACGCTCAGTCTGA
- a CDS encoding AAA family ATPase — protein sequence MLSSVEDAETRLEQVGYLASPEIATASFLADRLQKPILVEGPAGVGKTELARALGQALGREFIRLQCYEGLDEAKALYEWEYAKQLLYTQLLKDKIGEMVQGTSTLSEAADRLATSDAVFFSERFLLPRPVLKSLLSDKPALLLVDEIDKADPEFEAFLLEVLSDNAVTIPELGTFKAKHIPRVVLTSNNARELSDALKRRCLHLHIDFPDRERELKIIRKRLPEVSRTLSEQVVEAVAAIRKLDLKKAPSISETLDWVQSLALLNAESLTADMVAATLNLVLKHEGDIEKAKSNLAQIAQA from the coding sequence ATCCTGAGCAGCGTGGAGGACGCGGAGACGCGCCTCGAGCAGGTGGGATATCTGGCCTCTCCGGAGATCGCGACCGCGAGTTTCCTGGCGGATCGGCTGCAGAAACCCATCCTGGTGGAGGGACCGGCGGGGGTGGGCAAGACGGAGCTGGCCCGGGCGCTGGGACAGGCCCTGGGGCGCGAGTTCATCCGCCTGCAGTGCTACGAGGGCCTGGACGAGGCGAAGGCGCTCTACGAGTGGGAGTACGCCAAGCAGCTGCTCTACACCCAGCTCCTGAAGGACAAGATCGGGGAGATGGTGCAGGGGACGTCGACGCTGAGCGAGGCGGCGGACCGGCTGGCGACGAGCGACGCGGTGTTCTTCTCGGAGCGCTTCCTGCTGCCGAGGCCGGTGCTGAAGTCGCTGCTGTCGGACAAGCCGGCGCTGCTGCTGGTGGATGAGATCGACAAGGCGGATCCGGAGTTCGAGGCCTTCCTGCTGGAGGTGCTGTCGGACAACGCGGTGACGATTCCGGAGCTGGGGACGTTCAAGGCGAAGCACATCCCGCGGGTGGTGCTGACGTCGAACAACGCGCGGGAGCTGTCGGACGCGTTGAAGAGACGGTGCCTGCACCTGCACATCGACTTCCCGGACCGGGAGCGGGAGCTGAAGATCATCCGCAAGCGGCTGCCGGAGGTGTCGAGGACGCTGTCGGAGCAGGTGGTGGAGGCGGTGGCGGCGATCCGGAAGCTGGACCTGAAGAAGGCGCCGTCGATCAGCGAGACGCTGGACTGGGTGCAGAGCCTGGCGTTGCTGAACGCGGAGTCGCTGACGGCGGACATGGTGGCGGCGACGTTGAACCTGGTGCTGAAGCACGAGGGTGACATCGAGAAGGCGAAGAGCAACCTGGCGCAGATCGCACAGGCCTGA
- a CDS encoding glycosyltransferase: protein MPDRFSVVVLSVKTPDHSHIEKYQGARLLRVPVGAGDLASRIQSFERAVRRQLESEEYALVHFTDPFGGYALCELKGDYGYRLVYEAQGFPSQELRYTHPQLEGDRKFLSKVRRQELFCLMNADRVITGSPTTRSFIHSLGVGQESVQVVRAPVDLAPYSPEALGSPDGTPMRLMYLGSQVAWQGLAGLLRGLALAVREVDVRLTLVGARHADWQPHLEDLVSELGLKQHVEFQPPVAHDDVAKVLALADVGVMPLDDVDRNRVQGGALSKVSEYLAAGRPVLATDLPVTRELIPASAGVFYPPGDAQALADHLIALARDVPRRVSLGKQARAYAEQWLDAGLIRGQLLDIYDGLLGKSPVPTAPADESKISPTMTGTPTNRILALAGTVSASRPEAASPPPGEGASTSEPIPDTDPGQGPAREELPLVTGHFLYEEGLDTRLIKTEPEAARPDGPPVIMGLPLREPAYKDRDNALTEQDVRPGGPPVIMGLPLREPPAPPASPPPIPARPSLVTRTVSADSRPAQAPAPAPAAAPEPAQARPPALPPRREERPAPRPAEPPVLSQAPGLPSRPSISIPPLPPKARPPSGSRPAAPPVLAPLEIPPAPAPQARLSVRPEEPEEISEAEAEEIQEVDSAPTPTDAQPLEEPEEISSAEIHEAETPETPPREPPESRLNPWFAQLAHGYCPPEGTQFARHTPPTTMPGRDEDPAPPPAPKAQGVSRGKPS, encoded by the coding sequence TTGCCCGATCGCTTCTCCGTGGTGGTGCTCTCGGTCAAGACGCCGGACCACTCGCACATCGAGAAGTACCAGGGTGCCCGCCTCCTCCGGGTGCCGGTGGGCGCGGGAGATCTGGCCTCGCGCATCCAGTCCTTCGAGCGCGCCGTGCGCCGCCAGCTGGAGAGCGAGGAGTACGCGCTCGTCCACTTCACGGACCCCTTCGGCGGCTACGCCCTGTGCGAGCTCAAGGGCGACTACGGCTACCGGCTCGTCTACGAGGCCCAGGGCTTCCCCTCGCAGGAGCTGCGCTACACGCACCCGCAGCTGGAGGGAGACCGGAAGTTCCTCTCCAAGGTCCGCCGCCAAGAGCTCTTCTGTCTGATGAACGCGGACCGGGTCATCACCGGCTCGCCCACCACGCGCTCCTTCATCCACTCGTTGGGCGTGGGCCAGGAGTCCGTGCAGGTGGTGCGCGCCCCGGTGGACCTGGCCCCCTACTCCCCCGAGGCGCTCGGCTCGCCGGACGGCACCCCCATGCGGCTGATGTACCTGGGCAGCCAGGTCGCCTGGCAGGGACTGGCCGGGCTGCTGCGGGGACTCGCACTCGCGGTGCGGGAAGTGGATGTGCGGCTCACACTCGTGGGCGCACGCCACGCGGACTGGCAGCCCCACCTGGAGGACCTCGTCTCCGAGCTCGGCCTCAAGCAGCACGTCGAGTTCCAGCCTCCCGTGGCCCATGACGACGTGGCCAAGGTGCTCGCGCTCGCGGACGTGGGCGTCATGCCGCTGGACGACGTGGACCGCAACCGCGTGCAGGGCGGCGCCCTCTCCAAGGTGTCCGAGTACCTCGCCGCGGGCCGTCCGGTGCTCGCCACCGATCTCCCCGTGACCCGGGAGCTCATCCCCGCCTCGGCCGGTGTCTTCTATCCGCCCGGTGATGCCCAGGCGCTCGCGGACCACCTCATCGCGCTGGCGCGGGACGTGCCCCGGCGCGTCTCCCTCGGGAAACAGGCCCGGGCGTATGCCGAGCAGTGGCTCGACGCGGGCCTCATCCGCGGGCAGCTGCTGGACATCTATGACGGCCTGCTCGGCAAGTCCCCGGTGCCGACGGCGCCCGCCGACGAGTCCAAGATCAGCCCGACGATGACGGGCACGCCCACCAACCGGATCCTCGCGCTCGCGGGGACGGTGAGCGCGAGCCGGCCGGAAGCCGCGTCTCCGCCCCCCGGTGAGGGCGCCTCCACGAGCGAGCCCATCCCGGACACCGACCCGGGCCAGGGCCCCGCGCGCGAGGAGCTGCCGCTCGTCACGGGCCACTTCCTCTATGAGGAGGGCCTCGACACGCGCCTCATCAAGACGGAGCCGGAGGCCGCGCGGCCCGATGGTCCTCCCGTCATCATGGGGCTGCCGCTGCGTGAACCCGCCTACAAGGACCGGGACAACGCTCTGACCGAGCAGGACGTTCGGCCGGGCGGACCTCCCGTCATCATGGGGCTGCCCTTGCGCGAACCCCCCGCTCCGCCCGCCTCTCCTCCGCCCATTCCGGCCCGTCCGAGCCTCGTCACCCGGACGGTCTCCGCCGACAGCCGCCCGGCCCAGGCTCCGGCCCCGGCACCCGCCGCGGCTCCCGAGCCGGCCCAGGCCCGGCCTCCCGCGCTGCCGCCCCGCCGCGAGGAGCGTCCCGCGCCCCGCCCGGCGGAGCCCCCCGTCCTGAGCCAGGCCCCTGGCCTGCCCTCACGCCCGTCCATCTCCATCCCCCCGCTGCCACCGAAGGCCAGGCCACCCAGTGGCTCCCGCCCCGCCGCTCCACCGGTGCTCGCCCCGCTGGAGATTCCTCCCGCCCCTGCCCCCCAGGCGCGCCTCTCCGTCAGGCCCGAGGAGCCCGAGGAGATCTCCGAAGCCGAGGCCGAGGAGATTCAAGAGGTAGACAGCGCTCCGACACCTACCGACGCCCAGCCGCTGGAGGAGCCGGAGGAGATCAGCAGCGCGGAGATCCACGAGGCGGAGACGCCGGAGACGCCGCCCAGGGAGCCTCCCGAGTCGAGGCTGAACCCGTGGTTCGCCCAACTGGCGCACGGCTACTGCCCGCCCGAGGGCACGCAGTTCGCCCGGCACACCCCGCCCACGACCATGCCCGGCCGGGACGAGGACCCCGCTCCCCCTCCCGCGCCGAAGGCGCAGGGAGTGTCGCGTGGCAAACCCTCATAA
- a CDS encoding response regulator, producing MERRVLIVESQNDFALSMATVLKSAGYQTAMAATAADAQREMEKRRPDLVVVRAELPDQSGFTLCGQIKKGKWGQNLRVLLLSSDTGVEGLNQHRQTPGAADGYLIIPFEMGELASMSVGIMPPEEEQAPAGFSGDGPPPMPPPLKGAPSPAGGPPRLPKRERRSAITEEDRGFLERSFQSIADRKAELLAESRQLKRPPPRRDLMGTPEGKVQLLRDELKVREAQIARISEIWNVRERELLSVEDRLHEKDVELQGLKMQVDDLLRRFNEAQQGMLQKEREHGATVDDLLLQKFSAEKDLIEVVASKEKDINVLRREVSSRDDELSRRAGELETAREEYDKLEKHLGIVTLEFEVKEQKLSETVQAHEAELARRQQRIDSVEGELARTVSDRDQRYAELSGEIQALQERLAQTEQERDTTVRALEARATAAEEHGARADAELQRLTEERNALEARLNEQIAGLESDLARMTGERDQLQQDKDALESELTQRLEERDAKVATLERELQETIARNEHHEAELNANIQQQMERIGELEGEVEAVKAHLADREAELTAELEALTQARNELEASKNALEAELNGQIQALQETVADRDTQLSTTQGELEATSQTLAQTQSTLSQTEETLATTRGELEATAQSLAETQNTLAETQATLSDTQGRLSATEETLASTRGELDATAQTLAETQATLSDTQGRLSATEETLSTTQGELEATSQTLAQTQATLSQTEETLSATRGELEATSQTLTETQNTLAETQATLADTQGRLSATEEALSSTRGELDATAQSLAETQATLADTQGRLSATEETLATTRGELEATAQSLAETQATLTDTQGHLEQTREELARTVQDRTDRETELQAANAELTRISGVLQETEALKTAMEEELSEQLGQVRNELAETQGALAATREALAGEQAAHAQNQQQAAATQAELEAALGQTRDQNQELEEQLFLTKQELGSRVAEVTQLGSQLAESEDERHRVEERLNALTAESQRRIDFLEKDVAAKGQELSDTLQKLTGVTQEKERQREALSREVAAKTEQLKQLDARRQQDAEQAKRNTDELNRQAAALNTELENARKQLAAREEQLRVAGNNQTKLLSDRDGLAHQLAEAQAQLQALQQAQSQERNEAKRAADDLAAKLSRAEARATQLTQEVQTRAAEADAKVKEAQTQLAARAKKIQELELAVENAAGAKTRVEKDLNAKVAAADAKAADAATKLAAAAKERKDLEARQAKELEELANRQKAELERRDALKAQEIARLQQSVQEKSKALKVAELELARFKTKSPSSPGTATAKSTATAKPLADEDDSVLTTQMNTIVPAAPAKAARPAAKNTVAKKPAAAPPPVEEEEQGPTDRTVVMQIPTGPGGAADEADWTSLVDELDK from the coding sequence ATGGAGCGCCGCGTCCTCATCGTCGAAAGCCAGAACGACTTCGCCCTCAGCATGGCCACCGTGCTCAAGAGCGCGGGCTATCAAACGGCCATGGCGGCAACCGCCGCCGACGCACAGCGTGAGATGGAGAAGCGCCGGCCGGACCTCGTCGTGGTCCGGGCCGAGCTGCCGGATCAGTCCGGATTCACCCTGTGCGGGCAGATCAAGAAGGGCAAGTGGGGGCAGAACCTCCGCGTGCTGCTGCTGTCCTCGGACACGGGGGTGGAGGGGCTCAACCAGCACCGCCAGACGCCGGGTGCCGCGGACGGCTACCTCATCATCCCCTTCGAGATGGGAGAGCTCGCCTCCATGAGCGTGGGCATCATGCCGCCCGAGGAGGAGCAGGCTCCCGCCGGCTTCTCGGGTGACGGGCCCCCGCCCATGCCGCCGCCGCTCAAGGGCGCGCCCTCTCCCGCTGGCGGCCCTCCCCGGCTGCCCAAGCGGGAGCGCCGCAGCGCCATCACCGAGGAGGATCGCGGCTTCCTCGAGCGCTCCTTCCAGTCCATCGCGGACCGCAAGGCGGAGCTGCTCGCCGAGTCCCGCCAGCTCAAGCGTCCGCCCCCGCGGCGCGACCTGATGGGCACGCCCGAGGGCAAGGTCCAGCTGCTGCGCGACGAGCTCAAGGTGCGCGAGGCGCAGATCGCCCGCATCTCGGAGATCTGGAACGTCCGCGAGCGCGAGCTGCTCTCCGTGGAGGACCGCCTCCATGAGAAGGACGTGGAGCTGCAGGGCCTGAAGATGCAGGTGGATGACCTGCTGCGGCGCTTCAACGAGGCCCAGCAGGGCATGCTGCAGAAGGAGCGCGAGCACGGCGCCACCGTCGACGACCTGCTCCTGCAGAAGTTCTCCGCCGAGAAGGATCTCATCGAGGTGGTGGCCTCCAAGGAGAAGGACATCAACGTCCTTCGCCGCGAGGTGTCCAGCCGCGATGACGAGCTGTCGCGCCGCGCCGGCGAGCTGGAGACCGCCCGCGAGGAGTACGACAAGCTCGAGAAGCACCTGGGCATCGTCACCCTCGAGTTCGAGGTCAAGGAGCAGAAGCTCTCCGAGACGGTGCAGGCCCACGAGGCCGAGCTGGCCCGCCGCCAGCAGCGCATCGACTCCGTGGAAGGCGAGCTGGCCCGCACCGTCAGCGACCGCGACCAGCGCTACGCCGAGCTGAGCGGGGAGATCCAGGCGCTGCAGGAGCGGCTGGCCCAGACGGAGCAGGAGCGCGACACCACGGTGCGGGCCCTGGAGGCGCGCGCCACCGCGGCCGAGGAGCACGGCGCCCGGGCGGACGCGGAGCTCCAGCGGCTCACCGAGGAGCGCAACGCGCTCGAGGCGCGGCTCAACGAGCAGATCGCCGGCCTGGAGTCGGACCTGGCCCGCATGACGGGCGAGCGCGATCAGCTCCAGCAGGACAAGGACGCGCTGGAGAGCGAGCTCACGCAGCGGCTGGAGGAGCGCGACGCGAAGGTCGCCACGCTCGAGCGCGAGCTGCAGGAGACCATCGCCCGCAACGAGCACCACGAGGCGGAGCTCAACGCCAACATCCAGCAGCAGATGGAGCGCATCGGCGAGCTGGAAGGCGAGGTCGAGGCCGTCAAGGCGCACCTGGCCGACCGCGAGGCCGAGCTGACCGCGGAGCTGGAGGCCCTCACCCAGGCTCGCAACGAGCTGGAGGCGTCCAAGAACGCCCTGGAGGCCGAGCTCAACGGGCAGATCCAGGCGCTCCAGGAGACCGTCGCCGACCGCGACACGCAGCTGTCCACCACGCAGGGCGAGCTGGAGGCCACCTCCCAGACGCTCGCGCAGACGCAGAGCACGCTCTCCCAGACCGAGGAGACGCTGGCCACCACGCGCGGTGAGCTGGAGGCCACCGCCCAGTCGCTCGCTGAGACGCAGAACACGCTCGCCGAGACGCAGGCCACGCTCTCCGACACGCAGGGCCGTCTCTCCGCCACCGAGGAGACCCTGGCCAGCACCCGCGGCGAGCTGGACGCCACGGCCCAGACGCTGGCCGAGACGCAGGCCACGCTCTCCGACACGCAGGGCCGCCTCTCCGCCACCGAGGAGACGCTGTCCACCACGCAGGGCGAGCTGGAGGCCACCTCCCAGACGCTCGCGCAGACGCAGGCCACGCTCTCCCAGACCGAGGAGACGCTGTCCGCCACGCGCGGCGAGCTGGAGGCCACCTCCCAGACGCTCACCGAGACGCAGAACACGCTCGCCGAGACGCAGGCCACCCTGGCCGACACGCAGGGCCGTCTCTCCGCCACCGAGGAGGCCCTGTCCTCCACCCGGGGTGAGCTGGACGCCACCGCGCAGTCGCTCGCCGAGACGCAGGCCACGCTGGCCGATACCCAGGGCCGCCTCTCCGCCACCGAGGAGACGCTGGCCACCACGCGCGGCGAGCTGGAGGCCACCGCCCAGTCTCTGGCCGAGACGCAGGCCACGCTGACCGACACCCAGGGCCACCTGGAGCAGACCCGGGAAGAGCTCGCCCGCACCGTGCAGGATCGCACGGATCGCGAGACGGAGCTGCAGGCCGCCAACGCGGAGCTCACCCGCATCAGCGGCGTCCTCCAGGAGACCGAGGCCCTCAAGACGGCCATGGAGGAGGAGCTCTCCGAGCAGCTCGGCCAGGTGCGCAACGAGCTGGCCGAGACGCAGGGCGCCCTCGCCGCCACCCGCGAGGCGCTCGCGGGCGAGCAGGCCGCCCACGCGCAGAACCAGCAGCAGGCCGCCGCCACCCAGGCGGAGCTGGAGGCCGCGCTCGGCCAGACGCGCGACCAGAACCAGGAGCTGGAGGAGCAGCTCTTCCTCACCAAGCAGGAGCTGGGCAGCCGCGTCGCCGAGGTCACCCAGCTCGGCTCGCAGCTCGCCGAGTCCGAGGACGAGCGCCACCGCGTCGAGGAGCGCCTCAACGCGCTCACCGCCGAGTCCCAGCGCCGCATCGACTTCCTGGAGAAGGACGTCGCCGCCAAGGGCCAGGAGCTGTCGGACACGCTCCAGAAGCTCACCGGCGTGACGCAGGAGAAGGAGCGTCAGCGCGAGGCCCTCAGCCGCGAGGTGGCCGCCAAGACCGAGCAGCTCAAGCAGCTCGACGCCCGCCGTCAGCAGGACGCGGAGCAGGCCAAGCGCAACACCGACGAGCTCAACCGCCAGGCCGCCGCCCTCAACACCGAGCTGGAGAACGCGCGCAAGCAGCTCGCCGCGCGGGAGGAACAGCTCCGCGTCGCGGGCAACAACCAGACGAAGCTGCTGTCGGATCGCGACGGGCTGGCCCACCAGCTCGCCGAGGCCCAGGCACAGCTCCAGGCGCTCCAGCAGGCCCAGTCCCAGGAGCGCAACGAGGCCAAGCGCGCCGCGGACGACCTGGCCGCGAAGCTGTCCCGCGCCGAGGCCCGCGCCACCCAGCTCACCCAGGAGGTGCAGACCCGCGCCGCCGAGGCCGACGCCAAGGTCAAGGAGGCCCAGACGCAGCTCGCCGCCCGGGCCAAGAAGATCCAGGAGCTGGAGCTCGCCGTGGAGAACGCGGCCGGTGCCAAGACCCGCGTGGAGAAGGACCTCAACGCGAAGGTGGCCGCCGCCGACGCCAAGGCCGCCGACGCCGCCACGAAGCTCGCCGCCGCCGCCAAGGAGCGCAAGGACCTGGAGGCTCGTCAGGCCAAGGAGCTCGAGGAGCTGGCCAACCGCCAGAAGGCGGAGCTGGAGCGCCGCGATGCCCTGAAGGCCCAGGAGATCGCCCGCCTGCAGCAGTCGGTGCAGGAGAAGAGCAAGGCCCTCAAGGTCGCCGAGCTGGAGCTGGCCCGCTTCAAGACGAAGTCGCCCTCCTCCCCTGGCACCGCGACCGCGAAGTCCACCGCCACGGCCAAGCCCCTGGCGGACGAGGACGACAGCGTGCTCACCACGCAGATGAACACCATCGTCCCCGCCGCTCCGGCCAAGGCCGCTCGTCCCGCCGCCAAGAACACCGTGGCCAAGAAGCCCGCCGCGGCCCCTCCCCCCGTCGAGGAGGAGGAGCAGGGCCCCACTGACCGCACCGTGGTCATGCAGATCCCCACGGGTCCGGGCGGTGCCGCGGACGAGGCCGACTGGACCTCGCTCGTGGACGAGCTCGACAAGTAG